The sequence below is a genomic window from Anaerocolumna chitinilytica.
CACTGTTCTTTAAATACAGCAAAAAGTGACCGTCGATAAAAGCTTTTACATAATTGTCAAAACGAAACTTTTTCGGCCATACCAGCAGTCCATTGGTAAACATTTCGTTGTTACTTACAAGGGAAAAATTCACAAGCCAGATAAGCGGAAAAATTTGAACCACTGAAAATATAATCAATACACTCCACATGAAAACCTTGCCAACGGGATTTTGCTTTTTTATGTTTATCATGTCATTGTTCATTGTCTAAGCCTCCGCTTTTTCTTTGAATATACGATTCAGTATAATAGTTGCGATAATACAGATAGAAACAAAAGCAACACTTATGGAGTTTCCGTATCCGTATTGAAAAGAACTAAAGGCTTGTTTATAGAGATAGTTTGCCATAAACTGTGTCTCATTTCCGGGACCCCCGTTCGTCAGCAAATATACTGTTTCCATTTGTTTTAGCGCAGTGATTACCGCCAGTGTCACATTTACCTGGATAACCGGCTTCATCAGGGGTAATGTAATTCTTAAAAATACTTTTTTATTATCTGCACCATCAATTGCCGCTGCTTCATACAGTGTTGGGTCAATATTTTTGATACCGGTATAATAAATAAGCATACCCCATCCAAATCCATGCCAAATTAAGACAATCAGCACTGCCCAGATAGCCGTTCCGGTACCTAGCCAGTTAACATCCCCTTTACCACCAAAAACTTTGATAACATTGTTGAGTAAACCAAAGTTGGGGTTATAGATAAATTTCCACAAGTAGGCTATGATAGCTACAGAAATAACGTTCGGCAGAAAATAAACGCACCGGAAGAACCCTTCCGCATGTTTTCCCATACGGTCTAAAAGGGCTGCAGTAATAATGGCTAACGGATGTTGAATTAGAATAAAACCTGCTGCCAATAACAGCGAATCCCTTAATGACAGCCAGAATACCTCGTCACCTACCAGCCGCTTAAAATTCTCTATTCCAATAAAACTATAGCTTCCCAACCCTGTAAAATCAGTTAGAGCATAATAAATACTCAGACATATCGGTGCCAATATCGCAAATAAAAATGTCAGAATGCCTGGCAGCACCAAAGATAATATAACGAATTTATTGCTGTACGCTTTTCGCATAAATAACCTTCTTTCACTTTTTTCGGAAAAAGGGCGCTGCATGTCTGTTCCATGCCAGCGCCCTTTCTATTCTTCAAAGCCCATCATTCTATTGCAGCATGATGCTTCAATCAAATATTTTATTTACATGCTTTTGCTAATGTGGATACAAATTCCTCTGCAGACATTTTCCCAATTGAAAGATCCTGTACGGAGTCTTCTGTTATGGTCTTAAATTCTGTGGTACCTAAATCCCCAATTGGTGAACCTGAGATATTCGTTGCTGTTTGAACAATCTGCATAAACTGTTTCTGAATCTCTGTCTCATTTCCGGTCTTATATTTTGCAAAATCCTGGGCTGACATACAAACACCGTTTTCCCATGCAAGTTTGGTCCATCCTTCCGGCTTGAACATATAGTTCAGAAGTTTTCTTGCTTCTTCTTTTTCTGCTCCACTGGAAGTAATGGAGTATCCGCCGCCGTTCCATGCTGTAATATCTGTAGCGGTAGCTTTTCCGCCTTCTACTAACGGCATTGAGAAAACACGGATATTATCACGTACATCAGCTGGAATATCCTTATTTGTAGCCATGTTCATATCCCAGCTTCCCATATAGTACATTGCTGACTGAGCATTGGTAAACAGATTCTGTGCAGTACCATAATCTGTAGTTTCAAAGCCTTTTTCAAACAGGCCTCTTTCAGCAGAATCATACAGCATTTCAGCAGCTTTCTTGAAAGTAGGATCAGAAAAATCCTTATTGGCAATTGCCTGCTTCGTCTTCTCAAGAATTCCGGAGCCATCTATTCTCATCATCAAATCGGTGATATATATGTATAACGGCCACTTATCACCGCCATCCATTGCTACAGGAATGATACCTTCTCCATTGATTTTATCAGCAAGTGCCAGCAGTTCATCATAGGTCTTTGGAACACTCCACCCGTGATCCTTAAACATTTTTTCGTTGTAATAAAAACTAAGTACGTCGGTATTTCTTGGCAGTCCATATAAAACTCCATCTTTGCTAAAGCCATCCAAAGAACCATTGATAAAACCATAGTCCTTGTAATCGTCCTTATTCAAAGGCTCCAATATACCAGCATCAATAACTTCATCAATAAAACCCGGCTGTCCCCATACACTTACCAGATCAGGCATTTTACTGCCTGCTGCATAGGCTTTGAATTTAGTCTTATAGGCCTCATCATCCAGTGTTTCAACTTCGATTTTAACATTGGGATTTTCCTTCATATAAGAATCAAACAATGTCTGCTCAACAAATCCCTGACCGGAATTACGATCCGGAAGATTTGAGAATACTTTAATTGTAACAGACTTCGCATTATCCCCTGAACTTTTTCCGTCTGCCTGTTCCTTTGTTGTAGAATTACCGGATGAATTTTCAGTATTACCTTTTGAACCGCATGCTGCCATTGATACCATCATAGCCACAGCCAGTATAACTGCCAAAACCTTTTTCATCATATCCTTCTCTCCTTAACCTGTTACTAAAATGTCTTTTTTAAAAAGTACATTTCGTTGTATCTTCACTATACCAGTTGCCTTGGTTTACTTGAACTCATAGATTTTAGAAATAGTGTACTTTTTTTCAATTGCTTTCTACAGACTGTCTTTTAACTCCTCAATAATACTTACACTAGCTGTTGAACCTATCCGGTTAACGCCCAGATCAATCATTGTCAAAGCATCTGCCAGGGTTCGGATACCACCGGCTGCTTTAATCTGTATTTTATCTTTAACGATGCTCTTCATAAGCTTAATATCCTCTTTTGTAGCACCTCCCGTACCAAAACCGGTTGAGGTTTTGATAAAATCAGGCTTAATGTTTAGCGCAATTCTGCATAGCTCTTCTTTTTCCTGGTTGGTCAAATAACAATTTTCAAAAATCACTTTGCTGATACGCCCGGTGTTACGGCAAGCCTTTACGATTTCATCCATTTCTTTCTCGATGTAATCATAATTCTTTCCCTTTAATTGCGAAATATTAATTACATAATCAATTTCATCTGCTCCATCTGCTATTGCTTCAAGTGTTTCATACTTTTTGACAGAGATATTGGTCTGCCCTAGAGGAAAGCCAATTGCAGCTCCTACATGAACCTTGCTTCCTTTTAAAAGTGCTTTGCATAATTTTACGGGAGCTGAATTAATCGCAACCATTTTAAAGCCATTTTCCATGCTTTCCTCACAAAGTTTCATAAAGTCACTTGCTTCAGCATAAGCCTTTAACTGTGTATGATCGAAATACTGCGCCAGTTCCTGTGGTGTAAGTTGGGTTTTATTCATAATTTAATCATCCTTTCACTTCTGATATAAAACAATCTATTAAAATTACAATGCCATTCGATAAATATTCAGGACATCTTCTGTCTCCAGTTTCATAAAACTGCCAAGGCTCCCCTTTTGGGTCGCCCGCTTAGCCATGATATCAAAACGGCTGTCATCGATTCCAGCTTCTGACAGCCTTGTTGCCTGTCCAAGAGAACGAAAGAATTCTTCCAGCCCATCAATGGTGGTCTGAATGATTTCTTCCTTATATGCCTCACTGTTTAAGTATGTATTTTCAGATGTTTTAGTCCCAAACACTCTCTCTGCAAATTGTAAGAAACGTTCCGGATGCTTCTTATAAACATAACGCATCCATGCAGGAATAATAATTGCAAGTCCTGCTCCATGAGCAATATCATATTCCGCACTAAGTTCATGTTCAATATTGTGGCTGGCCCAGTCTTCCTGTCTTCCTGCACCCAGAATACCATTATGGGCAATGCTTCCCGCCCACATAAGATTGGCCCAGGCATCATAGTCCCTCGGATTATTCATCACTCTGGGAAGCAGTTCCAGAACCGTAATCATAGTAGCTTCACATAACCTGTCAGAGAATTCATTCCCACCTACCGGTTCAAAGTAGCGCTCCATTACATGTGCAAAAATATCCGTGCCGCCTGCTGCTATCTGTTTCTTTGGAAGGGTAAAACAGAGGCTGGGATTTAATATCGCAAATTTGGGAAAAGCCAGTTCATTCACTAAAGTTCTTTTTTCTTTTGTATCTTCCTTCGTAATCACACTGGCACAGCCTGCTTCACTACCGGCTGCCGGAATCGTAAGAATAACACCTACCGGTAACATCTTCTTAGGAGCTTTCCCTTCCACAAAAAAGTCCCATACATCTCCCTCATAACAAACTCCGGCAGCTATTGCCTTTGCCGTATCAATTACGCTTCCGCCGCCGGCAGCCAGAATGAAATCAATCTTCTCTTTTCTGCATAATTGTATTCCCTGGTATACCAAAGATAGTTTAGGGTTCGGCTGTACACCGCCAAGTTCAACAAAAGAGAGATTACTTTGTTCCAACGAGTCTACAATATCCTGATAGGTACCGTTTGATTTCAGACTTTGTCCGCCATATACTAATAATACTTTCCTTCCATATTCTAAAACCTGTGCTCCAACGTTTCTGTGAGCATCTGCTCCCAAAATAATCTTCGTAGGAGTATAAGCTGTAAATTGCCTCATATTCGTTCATTCTCCTCTTTATTATATGATATCTGCCTATCCGTGTCATCTTCACAATTATTTCCTTAACGGGTTTTAATGATATCGGAAGCCCATACATTAGCTCTGGCCTGCTCCATCATAATGTAGAATGCCTGTCCCTCCGGTGCAAAGCCGGGTTTGTCAAACGTAGGTGCTCCACATACGCCATGAACCAATCCTACATAATCCACCTGGGAATCGGCAGCTTCTCTCAATTTTTCTGCCTGAGTCAGATATTTCATTGGCATCCATCCATCTGTTAGTCCCCTATATATTGTATAAGCGGTCATCTGTGACATATTTGTCTCAACAAAAGTCCCCGAATCATCTAAGACATTGTGAAATAAATTATCCTCTCTCACATATCCTAATACACTGTCCAGCAGTTCCAACTCCTTCTGTATCAGCTGATGGAGTTCTGTTTGAAACTTCTCTTTTGGCAGCATTGCAATTACCTTACCGATTCCTGCAAGTGCCCATCCGTTTCCAACTCCCCAGTGTGATTTGTCACAGCAATCTTTTGCTTCCGGTTCCCTTTCATCCCACATGTGGCAGAGCAGATGAGTACTGTTGTCATAGAGCTTATCCCAATAACCATTAATCGCAGTGACTGCTTCCTTGTAATAACCGGCAGAGGCCAGAAATACAGGCAGCATATAAAGTGAGTCTGCCCAGAATTGTTTCCCTGTCGTAAGATGATATAAAATTCCCTGTTCGTTGCGGGGAGCTTTATCTATGGTCCATTGTAATAATTTTTCATATCCCTCTCTTAAGAAGGTGCTGTCAGTAAGCTGGCACGCCTTTAAAAGTCCTTCTCCAACCGCACAGGAATCCGTTGCACCGTCTGTCACTCCTATAACTGCTGTCCTGCCGTCCGGAAGACTTCTGTATACTGCTTCATGCGCCATTTGAATTAGGATCTCGAATTGCTCGGTTTCAAGCATTGCCTGCATGGCTACCCCTTGTTCCCAGGAATGCCTTTGCATCGCGAGCAACATTCCTGTTGCTATTTTCATTTTTTCAGTCATACTCTTAGCCCCTTACTTTCTGTAATTGTTGATAGATAGGCTGCAGTGCTTCATAGGAGCGGTTAAATGCATCATATAGCAGCCGATATGTTTCGCTAAATTTTTGATCCGGCTGAATTGTTTCCTTTATCTGATTCATTTTACAGATGACTTTAAAATCAGGATACAACCCTATTCCAACACCGGCACAGACTGCAGCTCCAAGGCTGGTAGCCTCTGAGAGATATTGAGGTATCTTAACCGATTTATTCCAGATATCAGCCAGGATTTTTGTCCATGCTCTTCCATTGGCACCTCCGCCAATCATTACAATATCACGTATAGGAGAATCCTGCTCTAATGCTTCCAGAATCAGACGCAAATTAAAGCCGACACCTTCCATCACCGCTCTTGTCATGTCACCTTCAGAGGTATTCCCATTAATTCCAATAAAAGCTCCTCTGGCATTAGCATCCCATCTAGGGGACCGTTCTCCCAGCAAATATGGCAAAAACAGAAGTCCCCCTGCTCCGGGTTCGGACTGCAGCACCTTTTCATTCAGAATTCTGTCATTCTGACTTAATTCCTTGAAAAAGGTATCTCGGTACCAGCTATAGGAATAGCCTGCAGCTTGCATGGTACCACAGGGGGTAAATAATGCAGGATCTAAATGCACCCAGTTAAAGGTACGCATTTCCTTATCAAATAGTGGTCTGGCTGAAGCTTTTGAGAGCCAAGAGGAAGTACCCAGTACATTATAAGCACTTCCTTCTTCGACTACGCCGGCTCCAACGCAAGCACAACTGCCGTCACCTCCGCCTATGATTACCGGTGTTCCGGGGAGTAAACCGGTTTCTCTTGCAGCCTTTGCTGTAACTGTTCCTGCTTGAGCTGTGGACGGAAAGGCATCCGGTAATAAATCCTCTCTGATATCCCATGCCCCCAATAGCTCCTTACACCAACATTTGTGTATAATATCAAATAAATTAGTACCTGACGCATCACTGTAATCTGTTGTAAAGTTACCCGTCAGACAGTAATTTAGATAATCCTTTGCTTGTAATATCTTGAAGCACTTATGATATATCTCCGGTTCGTTTTCCCTGATCCAAAGTATCTTTGCTGCTGTATAGGACGCACTGATACGGTGTCCCGTAATCTGATAGGCCTTCTCCATTGCAACTTGTTCTTTCATCCAGGCTTCCTGCTTTACTGCTCTGGTATCTGCCCATATAATCATATTGCGAAGAGGATTTCCATGTATATCAACCGGAAGGCACCCCATCATTTGAGCGCTAAAGGATACTGCTGCGACATCTCCAGCTGAGATCCCTGCTGTTTCAAGCAATTCCTTTGTTGTTACACATACAGCCTTCCACCAATCCTCCGCTTTTTGCTCTACAAAACCCGGATGAGGGTATAGGGTAGAATAAGAATATTGTGCACTCCCTTTCAGACTGCCGCTTTGTTCATACAAAACTGCTTTATTCCCACTAGTGCCCAGATCATGAGCAATAATATAGTTTCCCATGCTATTCCCCTTCTTCTCTAAAGTGACAATTCTACCAAGGTTGCCGGCATTTCATGTTTTAAATTCACTTTATCCGGTCCGGTTACCAGATCGAAGCAGGAAACAACAATCCTGCCATTCCATACTATCGGTTCACCCGGCTGGTCTAAACCACCGTCTACCCCTGTACAGTCAGGGCTTTGAGCGATCCGCTCAAC
It includes:
- a CDS encoding carbohydrate ABC transporter permease; protein product: MRKAYSNKFVILSLVLPGILTFLFAILAPICLSIYYALTDFTGLGSYSFIGIENFKRLVGDEVFWLSLRDSLLLAAGFILIQHPLAIITAALLDRMGKHAEGFFRCVYFLPNVISVAIIAYLWKFIYNPNFGLLNNVIKVFGGKGDVNWLGTGTAIWAVLIVLIWHGFGWGMLIYYTGIKNIDPTLYEAAAIDGADNKKVFLRITLPLMKPVIQVNVTLAVITALKQMETVYLLTNGGPGNETQFMANYLYKQAFSSFQYGYGNSISVAFVSICIIATIILNRIFKEKAEA
- a CDS encoding glycoside hydrolase family 88 protein, which gives rise to MTEKMKIATGMLLAMQRHSWEQGVAMQAMLETEQFEILIQMAHEAVYRSLPDGRTAVIGVTDGATDSCAVGEGLLKACQLTDSTFLREGYEKLLQWTIDKAPRNEQGILYHLTTGKQFWADSLYMLPVFLASAGYYKEAVTAINGYWDKLYDNSTHLLCHMWDEREPEAKDCCDKSHWGVGNGWALAGIGKVIAMLPKEKFQTELHQLIQKELELLDSVLGYVREDNLFHNVLDDSGTFVETNMSQMTAYTIYRGLTDGWMPMKYLTQAEKLREAADSQVDYVGLVHGVCGAPTFDKPGFAPEGQAFYIMMEQARANVWASDIIKTR
- a CDS encoding iron-containing alcohol dehydrogenase, producing the protein MRQFTAYTPTKIILGADAHRNVGAQVLEYGRKVLLVYGGQSLKSNGTYQDIVDSLEQSNLSFVELGGVQPNPKLSLVYQGIQLCRKEKIDFILAAGGGSVIDTAKAIAAGVCYEGDVWDFFVEGKAPKKMLPVGVILTIPAAGSEAGCASVITKEDTKEKRTLVNELAFPKFAILNPSLCFTLPKKQIAAGGTDIFAHVMERYFEPVGGNEFSDRLCEATMITVLELLPRVMNNPRDYDAWANLMWAGSIAHNGILGAGRQEDWASHNIEHELSAEYDIAHGAGLAIIIPAWMRYVYKKHPERFLQFAERVFGTKTSENTYLNSEAYKEEIIQTTIDGLEEFFRSLGQATRLSEAGIDDSRFDIMAKRATQKGSLGSFMKLETEDVLNIYRMAL
- a CDS encoding ABC transporter substrate-binding protein; the protein is MMKKVLAVILAVAMMVSMAACGSKGNTENSSGNSTTKEQADGKSSGDNAKSVTIKVFSNLPDRNSGQGFVEQTLFDSYMKENPNVKIEVETLDDEAYKTKFKAYAAGSKMPDLVSVWGQPGFIDEVIDAGILEPLNKDDYKDYGFINGSLDGFSKDGVLYGLPRNTDVLSFYYNEKMFKDHGWSVPKTYDELLALADKINGEGIIPVAMDGGDKWPLYIYITDLMMRIDGSGILEKTKQAIANKDFSDPTFKKAAEMLYDSAERGLFEKGFETTDYGTAQNLFTNAQSAMYYMGSWDMNMATNKDIPADVRDNIRVFSMPLVEGGKATATDITAWNGGGYSITSSGAEKEEARKLLNYMFKPEGWTKLAWENGVCMSAQDFAKYKTGNETEIQKQFMQIVQTATNISGSPIGDLGTTEFKTITEDSVQDLSIGKMSAEEFVSTLAKACK
- the xylB gene encoding xylulokinase — its product is MGNYIIAHDLGTSGNKAVLYEQSGSLKGSAQYSYSTLYPHPGFVEQKAEDWWKAVCVTTKELLETAGISAGDVAAVSFSAQMMGCLPVDIHGNPLRNMIIWADTRAVKQEAWMKEQVAMEKAYQITGHRISASYTAAKILWIRENEPEIYHKCFKILQAKDYLNYCLTGNFTTDYSDASGTNLFDIIHKCWCKELLGAWDIREDLLPDAFPSTAQAGTVTAKAARETGLLPGTPVIIGGGDGSCACVGAGVVEEGSAYNVLGTSSWLSKASARPLFDKEMRTFNWVHLDPALFTPCGTMQAAGYSYSWYRDTFFKELSQNDRILNEKVLQSEPGAGGLLFLPYLLGERSPRWDANARGAFIGINGNTSEGDMTRAVMEGVGFNLRLILEALEQDSPIRDIVMIGGGANGRAWTKILADIWNKSVKIPQYLSEATSLGAAVCAGVGIGLYPDFKVICKMNQIKETIQPDQKFSETYRLLYDAFNRSYEALQPIYQQLQKVRG
- the deoC gene encoding deoxyribose-phosphate aldolase, which gives rise to MNKTQLTPQELAQYFDHTQLKAYAEASDFMKLCEESMENGFKMVAINSAPVKLCKALLKGSKVHVGAAIGFPLGQTNISVKKYETLEAIADGADEIDYVINISQLKGKNYDYIEKEMDEIVKACRNTGRISKVIFENCYLTNQEKEELCRIALNIKPDFIKTSTGFGTGGATKEDIKLMKSIVKDKIQIKAAGGIRTLADALTMIDLGVNRIGSTASVSIIEELKDSL